A window from Mangifera indica cultivar Alphonso chromosome 2, CATAS_Mindica_2.1, whole genome shotgun sequence encodes these proteins:
- the LOC123209460 gene encoding IQ domain-containing protein IQM2-like, translated as MGINISCPFAEYSDVESGLESVIVKSISFGDKEVKTPVRSISFKSEDMEPTILKSVGAGKMMKEGSVSFKESELEAMISLTSSFTDKEKEESIKLIKEKSSEMDNYSPRSDNSVETVRQLPVLDPCNPKHQAAIKLQKVYKSFRTRRKLADCAVLVEQSWWKLLDFAELKRSSISFFDIEKHETAISRWSRAKSRAAKVGKGLSKNDKAQKLALQHWLEAIDPRHRYGHNLHFYYEKWLHSKSREPFFYWLDIGEGREVNLVEKCPRSKLQTQCIKYLGPMERKAYEVHIKDGKFYFKQTGEILNTFDDSNAKWIFVLGTSKTLYVGKKKKGTFQHSSFLAGGATLAAGRLVVENGELKAVWPHSGHYRPTEENFKDFISFLEENNVDITNVQMSPVDEGESSDDKQRSSMHIRNHSSEEDLTQVFDGLKTDETNVEELSEGKTDSVENTTTALSELPKLESFNNFSRKLASLEIPRTNQLFEKVEDDYSAPEPSSNKLSAEPPVAHSHSTEEDTAASEQNRMEPMQNQSDEEPIEAVPQEVILQRINSRKGMKSYQLGKQLSFKWTTGAGPRIGCVRDYPSELQFRALEKVNLSPRSAAYFRSNLCFSTNNWGGISSNRRSPMGPGGKLEATVSLAVPEK; from the exons ATGGGGATCAATATTTCCTGCCCATTTGCAGAGTACAGTGATGTTGAAAGTGGTTTAGAATCAGTCATAGTTAAATCCATTAGTTTCGGAGATAAGGAAGTAAAAACTCCAGTTCGATCCATTAGTTTCAAAAGTGAAGATATGGAACCAACAATATTGAAATCCGTAGGTGCTGGAAAGATGATGAAAGAAGGATCTGTTAGCTTTAAAGAAAGCGAATTGGAGGCAATGATCTCCCTCACATCTTCCTTTACTgacaaagaaaaggaagaatCCATCAAATTAATCAAGGAAAAGAGTTCTGAAATGGATAACTATTCTCCAAGATCAGATAATTCTGTGGAGACAGTACGACAATTACCAGTTCTGGACCCCTGCAATCCCAAACATCAAGCTGCAATAAAATTACAGAAAGTGTATAAAAGTTTCAGAACCAGAAGAAAGCTAGCAGATTGTGCTGTTCTTGTTGAGCAAAGCTG GTGGAAGCTCTTAGACTTTGCTGAACTCAAGCGGAGCTCTATTTCGTTCTTCGATATTGAGAAACATGAAACTGCCATTTCTCGGTGGTCCAGAGCAAAAAGCAGAGCAGCTAAG GTTGGAAAAGGTTTATCAAAGAATGACAAAGCTCAAAAACTTGCTTTACAACACTGGCTCGAAGCG ATTGATCCAAGGCATCGTTATGGGCACAATCTACACTTCTATTATGAAAAATGGCTTCATAGCAAGAGCAGAGAACCCTTCTTTTACTG GCTGGATATAGGCGAAGGAAGGGAAGTAAATCTTGTTGAAAAATGCCCTCGATCAAAGCTTCAAACCCAGTGCATCAAGTATCTTGGCCCG ATGGAAAGGAAGGCATATGAAGTTCATATAAAGGATGGAAAATTCTATTTCAAGCAAACGGGAGAGATCTTGAACACATTTGATGACAGTAATGCTAAGTGGATTTTTGTCCTTGGTACATCAAAAACCTTGTATGTTggcaaaaagaagaaagggaCATTTCAGCATTCTAGTTTCTTGGCTGGTGGAGCCACATTGGCTGCAGGGAGATTAGTTGTTGAAAATGGCGAGCTTAAG GCTGTTTGGCCTCACAGTGGTCACTATCGGCCTacagaagaaaattttaaggaCTTCATTTCATTCCTTGAAGAGAACAATGTTGATATCACAAATGTCCAG ATGAGTCCAGTGGATGAAGGAGAAAGCTCAGATGATAAACAAAGAAGCAGTATGCATATTAGGAACCACTCGTCCGAAGAGGACTTGACTCAGGTGTTTGATGGATTGAAGACTGATGAGACCAATGTTGAAGAGCTGAGTGAAGGAAAAACCGACTCAGTGGAAAATACAACAACTGCTTTATCAGAATTGCCTAAGCTAGAGAGCTTCAACAATTTTAGTAGGAAATTGGCAAGTCTTGAGATACCAAGAACGAACCAGTTGTTCGAGAAAGTAGAGGATGACTATTCTGCTCCTGAGCCAAGTAGCAACAAGTTATCAGCAGAGCCTCCAGTGGCTCATTCACATTCTACAGAAGAAGACACTGCTGCTTCTGAACAAAACAGGATGGAACCAATGCAGAATCAGTCGGACGAAGAGCCAATTGAAGCTGTTCCTCAAGAAGTGATTCTCCAAAGAATTAATTCACGTAAAGGAATGAAGTCATATCAACTGGGGAAGCAATTGTCTTTTAAATGGACAACAGGAGCAGGACCTCGTATTGGCTGTGTGAGGGACTATCCCTCTGAGCTTCAATTCCGAGCTCTGGAGAAGGTAAACTTGTCTCCAAGAAGTGCCGCATATTTTAGATCTAACTTATGCTTTTCCACTAACAACTGGGGTGGCATAAGTTCAAACAGGCGCTCACCGATGGGGCCTGGTGGCAAACTGGAAGCAACAGTGAGTCTAGCAGTGCCTGAGAAATGA